The Acinetobacter defluvii genome includes a region encoding these proteins:
- a CDS encoding SCP2 sterol-binding domain-containing protein — translation MPAFLTDDWFATVEKLTAEAGDLNLPPALANLAINLVVADDNGNTEMSLDGGKIVKGLSSNAKTTLNMDGETLRKVFLEFDMAAAMQAFMTGKIKVQGDMSQLMALQTAKPSQEQKDLFKKVLEQTA, via the coding sequence ATGCCTGCATTTTTAACTGATGATTGGTTTGCAACTGTAGAAAAACTGACTGCGGAAGCGGGTGATCTTAATTTACCGCCTGCGTTGGCAAATCTTGCAATCAACCTTGTTGTTGCTGATGATAATGGCAATACTGAAATGTCTTTAGACGGTGGTAAAATCGTAAAAGGCTTATCTTCAAATGCAAAAACTACCTTGAATATGGATGGCGAAACCCTTCGTAAAGTATTCTTAGAATTTGATATGGCTGCTGCAATGCAAGCCTTCATGACTGGCAAAATCAAAGTTCAAGGTGATATGTCACAATTAATGGCATTACAAACTGCAAAACCAAGCCAAGAACAAAAAGATTTATTCAAAAAAGTACTTGAGCAAACTGCTTAA
- the ttcA gene encoding tRNA 2-thiocytidine(32) synthetase TtcA — MYSPVESDQGFNFKPELPTSSAYYRLLKKLRRQVGHAIRDFKMIEDGDKVMVCVSGGKDSYTLLDILLQFKRIAPIHFDVVAVNLDQKQPGFPEDVLPKFMEENNIPYYILEKDTYSITKRLTPEGKTYCAVCSRLRRGSLYGFAQEIGATKVALGHHRDDIMATFFLNLFHGGSLKAMPPKLLSSDKKNILIRPLAYVEEKDIIKYAEMRKFPIIPCNLCGSQENLQRAMINDMLREWDKQYPKRLHSIFGAMQNVSPSQLADRDLFDFEALDSQREFDMKCDTEESKKRLDVVNLSFAAD; from the coding sequence ATGTACTCGCCAGTTGAGTCCGATCAAGGATTTAATTTCAAACCAGAACTTCCTACAAGTTCAGCTTATTATCGCTTGTTAAAAAAACTTCGTCGTCAAGTAGGTCATGCAATTCGTGATTTTAAAATGATTGAGGATGGCGATAAAGTCATGGTCTGTGTTTCTGGAGGAAAGGACAGTTACACATTACTTGATATTTTGTTGCAATTTAAACGTATTGCACCGATTCACTTTGATGTGGTTGCAGTGAATCTGGATCAAAAACAGCCCGGCTTCCCTGAAGATGTTTTACCAAAGTTTATGGAAGAAAATAACATTCCTTATTATATTTTGGAAAAAGATACTTACAGCATCACTAAGCGTTTAACCCCTGAAGGAAAAACATACTGTGCAGTATGTTCTCGTTTGCGTCGTGGCTCACTCTATGGTTTCGCCCAAGAAATTGGTGCCACCAAAGTGGCTTTAGGTCATCACCGTGATGACATCATGGCAACCTTCTTTTTGAATCTATTTCATGGTGGTAGCTTAAAAGCAATGCCACCAAAACTGTTATCTTCGGATAAAAAGAATATTTTGATTCGTCCACTGGCGTATGTGGAAGAAAAAGACATTATTAAATATGCTGAAATGCGTAAATTCCCGATTATTCCGTGTAATTTGTGTGGTTCTCAGGAAAACTTACAACGTGCCATGATCAATGACATGTTACGTGAGTGGGATAAACAATATCCAAAACGCTTGCACAGTATTTTTGGTGCCATGCAAAATGTATCGCCCTCACAATTGGCTGACCGTGACTTATTTGACTTTGAAGCACTCGATTCACAACGTGAATTTGATATGAAATGTGACACTGAAGAGTCTAAAAAACGTTTAGATGTTGTAAATTTAAGTTTTGCAGCAGATTAA
- a CDS encoding MltF family protein — MHSNSTSGSRINFDSFFSTLPLKALVLTSALMPFHSINATKTNQYNTVVNTNTLTVVAVSSPTIVFKEGQYQHGFGYDLAQDYAQSLNVKLNFKTVPDNAAALKMVAQGKVNFAITTATFDRIEAKKLSSFSATCGDLNSLQKNGLNPEINWVFKRADDPLTETASGFICQSKQNGSIQQLASFYNRNVVKQNDWNVIQRDLKQRLPIYQASFKKTAKQYDMDWHLLAAIGYQESYLKPDSVSPTGVRGLMMLTNATARAMGVSNRTDPTQSIQGGAKYFNQMLNRYAYIQNPDRHWYALIAYNMGPGAVDAIQKRLKSQGKNPNDWINMYEFLSNNQARNGRYKQAVQYVTRIRSYLEHIKNTPTLMTI, encoded by the coding sequence ATGCACAGTAATTCAACGTCTGGATCGAGGATAAACTTCGATTCTTTTTTTTCAACGCTCCCTTTAAAAGCCTTAGTGTTAACCAGTGCTTTAATGCCATTTCATAGTATTAATGCCACTAAAACCAATCAGTACAATACTGTTGTTAATACCAATACATTAACCGTAGTAGCAGTATCCAGCCCTACAATTGTGTTTAAAGAAGGTCAATACCAACATGGTTTTGGTTATGATTTAGCACAAGATTATGCGCAAAGTCTAAATGTAAAGCTAAATTTTAAAACCGTACCAGATAATGCTGCTGCTTTAAAAATGGTTGCGCAAGGTAAAGTAAACTTTGCTATTACCACCGCAACTTTTGATCGAATTGAAGCAAAAAAGTTATCGTCATTTTCCGCAACCTGTGGTGACTTAAACAGTTTGCAAAAAAACGGCTTAAATCCTGAAATTAATTGGGTATTTAAACGTGCAGATGATCCACTCACTGAAACTGCGAGTGGTTTTATTTGCCAAAGTAAGCAAAATGGTTCAATTCAACAATTGGCATCTTTTTATAATCGTAATGTCGTTAAGCAAAATGACTGGAATGTGATTCAACGTGATCTAAAGCAACGTTTGCCTATCTATCAAGCCAGTTTCAAAAAAACTGCAAAGCAGTATGATATGGATTGGCATTTACTTGCTGCCATTGGTTATCAAGAGTCTTATCTAAAACCTGACTCCGTTTCTCCGACGGGTGTACGTGGTTTGATGATGTTAACCAATGCGACTGCACGTGCGATGGGGGTTTCTAATCGAACAGATCCGACTCAAAGCATACAAGGTGGTGCAAAGTATTTTAATCAAATGCTTAATCGTTATGCTTATATTCAAAATCCTGATCGTCATTGGTATGCTTTGATTGCTTACAATATGGGACCTGGTGCTGTAGATGCGATTCAAAAGCGTTTGAAATCACAAGGTAAAAACCCAAATGATTGGATTAATATGTATGAGTTTTTAAGTAACAATCAAGCACGCAATGGTCGTTATAAGCAAGCGGTACAATATGTCACACGTATTCGTAGCTATTTAGAACATATTAAAAACACACCGACTTTGATGACCATTTAG
- a CDS encoding lytic transglycosylase domain-containing protein: MRNFIRTSIVSCGLCLNLGILATSSYAGQIYIYKDQQGSTLLTNKKSSDRSLQKVKVTYYPDSNIHSYSNWGSSEASVLPSYSRNKNAYDHIIQQAAAAHGVSEGLIKAVMHTESGFNANARSPVGAQGLMQLMPATARRFNVSNSYDPQQNIFAGARYLAWLLKRFNGNTSLALAGYNAGEGNVAKYGGIPPFRETQDYVRRVSSRYNNLYAGGVGLTTTSNSNPSSNSTTNTSSQGQVIAQSSNYNAPSENTIAKSQYSQRQIIVASDGNSFTDAPAGSYSTNHATASARIYISN, encoded by the coding sequence ATGAGAAACTTTATCCGTACATCGATAGTCTCTTGTGGGCTTTGCTTAAATCTGGGGATTTTAGCGACTTCAAGCTATGCGGGACAAATTTATATTTACAAAGATCAACAAGGCAGTACCCTACTGACCAACAAAAAAAGTTCTGATCGCTCACTGCAAAAAGTCAAAGTTACGTATTATCCAGACAGTAATATTCATAGTTATAGCAATTGGGGCAGTTCAGAAGCCTCGGTATTACCAAGCTATAGTCGTAATAAAAATGCTTATGACCACATCATTCAACAAGCTGCTGCGGCACATGGCGTTTCTGAAGGCTTAATTAAAGCGGTAATGCACACTGAATCAGGATTTAATGCAAATGCTCGCTCTCCTGTCGGTGCGCAAGGTTTGATGCAGCTGATGCCAGCCACAGCACGGCGTTTTAATGTATCTAATTCCTATGATCCCCAACAAAATATTTTTGCAGGTGCACGGTATTTAGCATGGCTACTTAAACGCTTTAATGGCAATACATCATTGGCACTTGCAGGTTATAATGCTGGTGAAGGGAATGTTGCAAAATATGGCGGCATTCCCCCATTTCGTGAAACACAAGACTATGTCAGACGAGTATCCAGTCGTTACAATAACTTATACGCTGGTGGCGTAGGCTTGACAACAACGAGCAATTCAAACCCAAGCAGTAATTCAACCACAAATACTTCTTCACAAGGTCAAGTTATCGCACAATCAAGCAATTACAATGCACCAAGTGAAAATACGATTGCAAAATCACAATATTCACAGCGTCAGATTATTGTAGCAAGCGATGGTAATAGTTTTACGGATGCGCCTGCAGGTTCTTATTCAACCAACCATGCGACTGCATCTGCTCGAATCTATATATCCAATTAA